GACGATGGAGGCCAAGGTCCGGGGCTACCTGCCCGGCCGGTTCTCCTTCAACGTCAAGGGCGGCCGCTGCGAGAACTGCTCCGGCGACGGCACGATCAAGATCGAGATGAACTTCCTCCCGGACGTCTACGTCCCGTGCGAGGTCTGCCACGGCGACCGGTACAACCGGGAGACCCTGGAGGTCCACTACAAGGGCAAGTCCATCGCCGAGGTCCTGAACATGCCGATCGAGGAGGCCCTCGGCTTCTTCGAGGCCGTCCCGACCATCGCCCGCCACCTGCGCACGCTCAACGAGGTCGGCCTCGGGTACGTCCGGCTCGGACAGTCGGCGCCGACGCTCTCGGGCGGCGAGGCGCAGCGCGTGAAGCTCGCCTCCGAGCTCCAGAAGCGCTCGACGGGCCGCACCGTCTACGTCCTGGACGAGCCGACCACGGGTCTGCACTTCGAGGACATCTCGAAGCTGATCACGGTCCTCTCCGGCCTGGTCGACAAGGGGAACTCGGTGATCGTCATCGAGCACAACCTCGATGTCATCAAGACCGCGGACTGGCTCATCGACATGGGTCCCGAGGGTGGCAACGGCGGCGGCCTGGTCGTCGCCGAGGGCACGCCCGAGGAGGTCGCCTCGGTGTCGACCAGCCACACCGGCAAGTTCCTCCGCGAGATCCTCGGCGCGGACCGGATCAGCGACGCGGGCGGGACCGTCCCGGCGGCGCGCGGAGCGAAGAAGGCGGCGGCCAAGAAGGCCCCCGCCAAGAAGTCCGCCGCCCCGGCGAAGAAGACGGCCACCAAGGCGGCGGCGAAGGCCACCGCCACGAAGGCCACCGCCACGAAGGCCACCGCCACGAAGGCCGCGGCCACGAAGGCCACCGCCACGAAGGCGACGGCCCGAGCCCGCAAGGCCTGACGCGGAGGCGGGGCCCCACCCGGGGCCCCGCCTCACGACAGGCCCGGGCGACAGCCCGCGGAAGCCCGCCGGTATCGTCGGTTCGGTCACGCCTTGCCCCGATCGCACCGTGGAGCGCTCATGTCCGGCCAGTCCAGCCGCCGCACCGTACTGAAGAGTGCCGCCCTCGCCGGCGCCGCCGGGCTGGGAGTCGCCGCCTGCTCCACCGAGTCGAAGCTCGGCCACGCCGAGGTCCCGACCCCGACCGCCCCCGTCACCCTCGGGGCCCCGGACGAGATCCCGGTCGGCGGCGCCAAGCTCTACCGCGAGCAGCGGGTCCTGGTGAGCTGCCCGGCCAAGGGCCAGTACAAGGCGTTCAGCGCCCAGTGCACCCACGCCGGCTGCGTCCTCGACAAGATCGAGAACAACGAGGGCAACTGCCCCTGCCACGGCAGCCGCTTCGACGTGACGACCGGCAAGGCACTCCAGGGCCCGGCCACGGTTCCGCTCCCCGCGGTCCCGGTCCGCGTCGAGAACGGCAAGCTGGTCGCCGGACCCGAGGCCTGAGCCTCCGGCTCCCTCCCCTCACGACCAGTCCCAGTCGATCCCCAGGATCCCCGGGCGCACCCCCTGCTCCACGAGGTGCACCGTGCGGTGCCTGCCGCTCAGCGTCAGCTCCGCCCGGCCCCCGCGCGGCGCGCCCGCCGAGGTCTGGGCGAACCTCCGGCACCGCACCGGAAGCGCCGCCTCGTCGAAGTGCACCTGAAGCACGTACTGCCCGCCGGCGAAGCTGAACCCGCGCACGTACTCCCCGCTCGGACCCGCCGTGCCGTCCTCGAACCCGTACGAGAACAGGTGCGTGTCCCCGGCCCGCAGCCGCGCGTCGAAGAGCAGCTCCGCGACCACCACGCCCGTCCCGGCATGCCACCGCACCCGCCCGGTGCGGCAGTTCTCCACGGCCCGCACCACCACCCGGGACGGATCGCACCCCGGATCCCCGTGGTGGATGGCCAGATACCGGTCGACCCCGTCCCGGTGCGCCCGCACGACGTGCTGCGACTCGCGCCCCACCAGCTCCCGCGCCGCCCCGACCCGTACCCGCTCGTGGTGCCCCACCGTGTGCAGCCCGCCGTCCGCCGGCGACTCCAGCTCCGCGAGCAGCTCCTCGACCGACCCGGACGCCTCCACCAGTGAGCGATACGACCGGCCCGCCGGGCGCTCCACCTCGGCCCGGCCGGCCGCGTCCTCCGACAGGAGCCGGAGCAGCGAGTTCCCGGGCAGCTGGAGCACCTCCTCCAGTGCGCGCACGGCCTTCAGGGACTCCGGCCGCTGCGGCCGCCGGGCGCCCTGCTGCCAGTAGCTCAGGCTCGTCACGCCGACCCTGATGCCCCGGTGCGCCAGATGGTGCTGGACCCGCTGGAGCGGCAGCCCGCGCACGGCGAGCGCCGTGCGCAGCGCCAGATGGAAGGGGCCGGTGTGCAGCAGCTGCACCAGATCGGCCTCGGTGTGGCTCACGAGGGCTCCTCAGTGAACGTTCACGACGGGGGAGCGGACCGTCGCGCCGCGAGCGGTGTGCGGGCAGGTGGGCCGAGGGCGTCCGTTCACACCCGGGTCACACCGTTCACAGTCCGATGTCACCCCGCATTGAAGCGTGTTGACCCGCTCCCGACAACGGCCGATGCTCCTGACCAGCGTCCGGACGCGCTCCTCCACTCCCCACATCCCCACCCCCCTCCACGGGAGGAACGCGATGCGCAGCAGGAAACTGTCCCTCGCGGCACTCGCCGCAGCCGCCCTCTTCCTCGTCCCCACCACCTCGGCGTCCGCCGCGCCGGCAGGTGAGGACGTCTCCGCCCTCGGCTCCAAGCAGCTGAACATCACCATGCAGGCACAGCAGAAGACCAACTGGTGCTGGGCCGCCGCCGGCAACACCATCGCCACCTGGTTCGGCCGCAACTACAGCCAGAACCAGTTCTGCAACGCCGCCTTCAACCGCCAGCAGGGCTACGACTGCCCCAACAACCAGGCCACCCTCGGCAACGTCCAGACCGGACTCAGCTGGGCGGGCGTCAACCCCGGCTCGTACGTGACCGGCTGGCTGCGCTACCCGACCGTGCAGACCGAGATCAACGCGAACCGGCCCATCGAGACCCGCATCCAGTGGTCCAGCGGCGGCGGTCACATGCACGTGATCTACGGCTACGACGACGCCAACAGCTGGGTCTACTGGGGCGACCCGTGGCCCTCCAGCGACCGCTACAACTGGGCCTCGCACGCCTGGTACGTCAACAACAACTCCTTCTCCTGGACCCACTCGCTCTACCGGATCGGGGCGTGACGACGATGAACGGACGTGCCATCGGCGCCGGTCTGCTGACCACCGCCGCCCTCGTCGCCCTCGGGGCGCTCCCGGCCGCCGCCGCGGAGAGCCTGCCGGCCGCGCCGACCCCCGAACAGGCCGCCTCCGCGCCGCAGACCCTGGACACCCTGTCTCGGTTCTTCGCCCGGGACGGGGCGCTCGCCCGCTCGGCGGCCGCCCCGCGCGTCGAGGGCGGATCCGTGCCGGTACGGATCCTCTCCCCGGACTTCGTCGCCGGGAAGGCGGGGGCGCCGGTCGCCCGCGTCGAGTTCCGGGCCAGCCGGGCCGTCGCCTCGGACGGCCAGAAGGCCTCGCTGTGGACGGTGAAGCAGCCGGGCGGCTGGCAGGTCGTGAACATCGCCACCGGCGACGACGAGATCCGGTACGCCGAGCAGGGCGGGCGCGTGCTGCCCGGCGGCGTCGTCTTCCGGGAACCGCAGATCGACGCCTGGTACGTCCAGAAGGGGGCGAAGGTGCTGCCGCTGGACGAGGACGCGGTGCGGGCGGTCGGGAAGAACGGGACGAGTCTGGCCTCGTACCGGGAGCGGGTCGCTCGCGACTACGGGGACAAGCTGCCGGGCTCGGCGTACGCGAAGAAGGGCGCGGCGGGCGGGTACGCGCCGGGCGTGGCCGCACCAGTGCCTCACGAGGAGCCCGCCGTCACGGTGGCCTCCACCGCGGCGGGCGCGGGGGCGGTCCTGGCGCTCGCCCTGATCGGCACGACGGCGATACGCCGCCGCCGCGCGCACCAGGAGCCCTGAGCCGCCACCCGGTTGCGGCACGGAGCCCGGGGGAGCCGCCACTCGGTCGCATCGCGCCGCCCGGGAGCGCTGAGCCGCCCCCGCGCCCGGCACGGGCCGCCCCGCCCCCCCCGCCGTGGGAGGTACGGGCGTGCCGCCCCGCCCCCCGTTGTGGGAGGTACGGGCGGTGCCGCCCCGCCCCCCGTTGTGGGAGGTACGGGCGGTGCCGCCCCGCCCCCCGTTGTGGGCATTCGTCCCGCTGGGGCGGGACGGGTGGGCACAACGGGACGGCGCCCCTTGCCGGGCCTAGGCTTCCGGGCCTGGACCCGCACCATGTGCGCGCCGCGCTCGTGGTGCGGGTAGGCGCAGGGAGCGGAGGCGCCCGCGAAGGGCGCCGTCCCGTGTGCCCACCCGTCCCGCCCAGCGGGACGATTGCCCACACGGGGGGTGGGTGCGGCGCACGCGGGGGTGGGTGACGTCCTGCGGGGTGCGGGTCCCCGCGAGGGTGGGAACGTCCTGCGGGCCGCGGGTTTCCGCCGGGGGCCAACGCCCTGCGCGGTGCGGGTCCACGCAGGTGGGCGGAGTGCGGGCAGCCTTCGGGGGCCGCCGGGCGTGGGGGCGGGCGGTCAGCGGGACAGGTAGCCGCCGTCTACCGGGAGGATCGCGCCTGTGATGAAGGACGCTTCGTCCGAGGCCAGGAAGAGGATCGCGGCCGCCACCTCCTCCGGCGTGCCGAAGCGGGCCATCGGGTGGGCCCGGAGGACCTCCGAGAGGTACTCCGGGCCGCCGGGCTCCACGCGGGCGGCCGCGACCCGCTCCGTCTCGATCGTGCCCGGGGCCACCGCGTTCACCCGGATCCCGCGCTCCGCCCACTCCACCGCCAGGTGCTAGGTGAGCCCGCTCGCCACGAACTTCGCCGGGCCGTAGACCGCCTGCCGTGCCTGCCCGGCGACCCCCGAGATCGACGACGTGCACACGATCGCCCCGCCGCCCGAGACGAGCATCGCCTCGATCGCGTACTTGCAGGTCAGGAACATGCCCCGGCCGTCGACGGCCATGACCGCGTCGAAGTCCGCCGGCTCGGCCTCCGTGATGTCGAGGAGCGGGATGACGCCGGCGTTGGCCACGAGCACGTCGAGCCGTCCGAAGCGCTCCACCGCGGTTTCGATCATCCGCCGGGCGTCCTCCACAAGGGAGACGTCGCCGATCACGGGGACGACCCCCTCCAGCGTCGCGAGACCGTCCCCGTCGAGGTCCGCGGCCACGACCCGTGCCCCCTCGGAGAGGAAACGCTTCGTCGTCGCCCGGCCGATCCCGCTCGCCGCGCCCGTGATCACACACACCCGTCCCGCCAGCTGATTCGCCATGCTTCGCCAACGAGCGCGCGAGGCCGGAGTGTCGGTCCCCGCCAGTAGGGTGGGGAGCATGGCAGACCCCTCCAGCTACCGCCCCAAGCCGGGGCAGATCCCCGACTCGCCGGGGGTCTACAAATTCCGCGACGAGCACCGCCGGGTGATCTACGTCGGCAAGGCGAAGTCCCTGCGTCAGCGGCTGGCGAACTACTTCCAGCCGCTCGTGAGCCTGCACCCGCGCACGGCCACCATGGTGACGACCGCCGCCTCCCTGGAGTGGACCGTCGTCTCGACCGAGGTCGAGGCGCTCCAGCTGGAGTACTCCTGGATCAAGGAGTACGACCCCCGGTTCAACGTGAAGTACCGGGACGACAAGAGTTATCCGTACCTCGCGGTCACGCTCGACGAGGAGTTCCCGCGCGTCCAGGTCCTGCGCGGCCACAAGAAGAAGGGCGTGCGCTACTTCGGGCCGTACGCGCACGCGTGGGCGATCCGCGAGACCGTCGACCTGATGCTGCGGGTCTTCCCGGTGCGGACCTGCTCGGCGGGGGTCTTCCGGAACGCCGCTTCGGCCGGCCGCCCCTGTCTCCTCGGCTACATCGGCAAGTGCTCGGCGCCCTGCGTCGGCCGCGTCACACCCGACGAGCACCGCGAACTGGCCGAGGAGTTCTGCGACTTCATGGCCGGCCGCACCGGCACGTACATCCGCCGGCTCGAGAAGCAGATGATGATCGCCGCCGAGGACATGGAGTACGAGAAGGCCGCCCGGCTCCGTGACGACATAGAGGCCCTGCGCCGGGCCATGGAGAAGAGCGCGGTCGTCCTCGCCGATGCCACGGACGCCGACCTGATCGCCCTCGCCGAGGACGAGCTGGAAGCCGCCGTCCAGATCTTCCACGTGCGCGGCGGACGTGTGCGTGGCCAGCGCGGCTGGGTCACCGACAAGGTCGAGGCCGTCGACACGGCCGGGCTCGTCGAGCACGCGATCCAGCAGCTGTACGGGGAGGAGAGCGGCGACACGGTCCCCAAGGAGGTCCTGGTCCCGGCGCTGCCGGAGGACACCGAGGCCGTCACCGCCTGGCTCGCCGGCCGGCGCGGCTCCAACGTCTCGCTGCGGATCCCGCAGCGCGGCGACAAGAAGGACCTGATGGCGATGGTCGCGCGCAACGCGCAGCAGGCGCTCGTCCTGCACAAGACCAAGCGCGCCAGCGACCTGACCACCCGCTCCCGGGCCCTGGAGGAGATCGCCGACGCCCTGGACCTGGACTCGGCGCCGCTGCGGATCGAGTGCTTCGACATCTCGCACCTGCAGGGTGAGGACGTCGTGGCCTCGATGGTCGTCTTCGAGGACGGGCTGCCCCGCAAGAGCGAGTACCGCCGCTTCCAGATCAAGGGCTTCGAGGGCCAGGACGACGTCCGCTCGATGCACGAGGTGATCAGCCGCCGCTTCAAGCGCTATCTCGCCGAGAAGGAGAAGACCGGCGAGTGGGTCGACGGGGACGGGGCCGATGGCGAGGTGCCGGCCGAGGACGACGGGCGGCCCAAGCGCTTCGCGTACCCGCCTCAGCTCCTGGTGGTCGACGGCGGGCAGCCGCAGGTCGCCGCCGCCCGGCGCGCCCTCGACGAGCTCGGCATCACCGACATCGCGGTCTGCGGGCTCGCCAAGCGCCTGGAGGAGGTCTGGCTCCCCGGCGACGACGACCCGGTGGTGCTGCCCCGCTCCAGCGAGGGCCTCTACCTCCTCCAGCGGGTACGTGACACGGCTCACGACTTCGCCATCCGCTACCAGCGCTCCAAGCGGACGAAACGCATCCGGACCAGCCCCCTGGACGCCGTCCCCGGCCTCGGCGACACACGGAAACAGGCGTTGATCAAGCATTTCGGCTCGGTGAAGCGGCTCCGGCAGGCGACAATCGAGCAGATCTGCGAGGTCCCCGGCATGGGCCGGAAGACCGCGGAATCGGTGGTCGTGGCCCTCGCCCAGGCGGCCCCGGCCGCACCCGCCGTGAACACGGCGACAGGAGAGATCATGGAAGACGACGGGGGCGGCACGGCATGACCGCGCAAGAGCAGCACAGCGACCAGCCGGACGAGAACGACCGGAACGATCAGCAGGACCAGCAGGCACAGCAGGACCCGCAGGACCAGAACGACCAGCACGACCGAGACGGAGCAGGACACGTGAGTACGGGCACGAAGGAGACCCCCGGCGACAACGGCGCCGAGGCGGCCATTCCCGAGCTGGTGATCATCTCCGGCATGTCCGGAGCCGGCCGGTCCACCGCGGCGAAGTGCCTGGAGGACCTCGGCTGGTTCGTCGTGGACAATCTGCCGCCCGCGCTGATCCCCACCATGGTGGAGCTCGGCGCCCGCTCCCAGGGCAACGTCGCCCGGATCGCCGTCGTCGTGGACGTCCGCGGCCGGCAGTTCTTCGACAACCTCAGGGAGTCCCTGGCCGACCTCGACTCCAAGCAGGTCACCCGCCGGATCGTCTTCCTGGAGTCGTCCGACGACGCCCTGGTCCGGCGCTTCGAGTCGGTCCGCAGGCCGCACCCCCTCCAGGGCGACGGCCGGATCACCGACGGCATCGCCGCCGAGCGGGACCTGCTGCGCGAGCTGCGCGGCGACGCCGACCTGGTGATCGACACCTCCAGCCTCAACGTCCACGAGCTGCGCGCCAAGATGGACGCCCAGTTCGCCGGGGACGATGAGCCCGAGCTCCGGGCCACCGTCATGTCCTTCGGCTTCAAGTACGGCCTGCCCGTCGACGCCGACCTCGTCGTCGACATGCGCTTCCTGCCGAACCCCCACTGGGTCCCCGAGCTGCGCCCCTTCACCGGCCTCAACGAGGAGGTGTCGAACTACGTCTACAACCAGCCCGGCGCCAAGGAGTTCCTGGACCGCTACACGGAGCTCCTCCAGCTGATCGCCGCGGGCTACCGCCGTGAGGGCAAGCGGTACGTGACCATCGCCGTGGGCTGCACCGGCGGCAAGCACCGCTCCGTCGCCACCGCCGAGCGGCTCGCCGCCCGCATCGCCGCCGAAGGGGTCGAGACCGTCGTCGTGCACCGGGACATGGGGCGCGAGTGAAGCCGTACCGTCGCCGCGCCTCCACCCTCACGCCGCGGCGCGCGCTCCGCAGGCGCGGCGCCCAGCCGAAGGTCGTCGCGCTGGGCGGCGGCATGGGCCTGTCGGCCTCCCTGGCCGCCCTCCGCCGGATCACCGGCGACCTCACCGCCGTCGTCACCGTCGCCGACGACGGGGGCTCCAGCGGCCGGCTCCGGGAGGAGCTCGGCGTGCTGCCCCCTGGCGACCTGCGCAAGGCGCTCGCCGCGCTCTGTGGGGACGACGACTGGGGCCAGACCTGGGCCCGGGTGATCCAGCACCGCTTCCAGTCCAAGGGCGAGATGCACGGTCACGCCGTCGGCAATCTGCTGATCGTCGCCCTCTGGGAGCAGCTCGGCGATCCCGTGCAGGCCCTGGACCTGGTGGGCAGGCTGCTCGGCGCCCAGGGCCGGGTGCTGCCCATGTCCGCCGTACCGCTGGAGCTCCAGGCCCTGGTCAAGGGGCACGACCCGGAGCGGCCGGACGACGTGGACACCGTGTGCGGTCAGGCGACGGTGGCGCTCACCCCGGGTGACGTGCAGTCCGTCCACCTCGTGCCGCACGACCCGCCGGCCGTGCCCGAGGCGGTCGCGGCCGTGCTCGACGCGGACTGGGTGGTCGTGGGTCCGGGCTCCTGGTTCTCCTCCGTGATCCCGCACCTTCTCGTGCCCGAAATCCTCGACGCGCTCGTGGAGACGAAGGCCCGGAAGGTGCTCTCGCTGAACCTCGCTCCGCAACCCGGAGAAACAGAGGGCTTCTCTCCGCAGCGTCATTTGGAGGTTTTGGGACGACACGCCCCTAAACTCGCCCTGGACGTGGTGCTCGCCGACGAGGCTGCCGTGCCCGATCGCGAGTCCCTCGCCGATGCCGCCAAGCGGCTCGGTGCCGCGGTCGAGCTGGCGCCGGTGGCCGGGCCCGACGGCTCCGCGAAGCATGACCCGGAGCTGTTGGCCGCCGCGTACGACCGTATTTTTCGGATGCATGGAAGGATCGGCCCATGGCGATGACGGCAGCGGTGAAGGACGAGATCTCCCGGCTTCCCGTCACCCGGACCTGCTGCAGGAAGGCAGAGGTCTCGTCGATCCTGCGGTTCGCGGGCGGGCTGCACCTGGTGAGCGGCCGCATCGTGATCGAGGCGGAGCTGGACACGGCGATGGCGGCGCGCCGCCTGAAGCGGGACATTCTGGAGATCTTCGGACACAGTTCCGAACTGATCGTGATGGCCCCCGGCGGGCTGCGGCGCGGCTCGCGCTTCGTGGTGCGGGTGGTGGCAGGCGGCGACCAGCTGGCCCGCCAGACGGGCCTCGTGGACGGCAGGGGCCGCCCCATCCGGGGTCTCCCCCCGCAGGTGGTCTCCGGCGCGACCTGTGACGCGGAGGCGGCCTGGCGCGGCGCCTTCCTCGCCCACGGCTCGCTGACCGAGCCCGGCAGGTCCTCCTCGCTGGAGGTCACCTGCCCGGGACCGGAGGCGGCGCTCGCCCTGGTCGGCGCGGCCCGCCGGCTCTCCATCGCGGCGAAGGCCCGCGAGGTGCGGGGCGTGGACCGGGTCGTCGTCCGCGACGGCGACGCGATCGGCGCCCTGCTGACCCGGCTGGGCGCGCACGAGTCGGTGCTGGCCTGGGAGGAGCGGCGGATGCGGCGCGAGGTCCGCGCCACCGCCAACCGCCTGGCCAACTTCGACGACGCCAACCTGCGCCGCTCGGCGCGCGCCGCGGTGGCCGCGGGGGCCCGGGTGCAGCGCGCCCTGGAGATTCTCGCGGAGGAGGTGCCCGAGCACCTCGCCGCCGCGGGCCGGCTCCGCATGGAGCACAAGCAGGCCTCCCTGGAGGAGCTGGGCGCGCTCGCCGACCCGCCGCTGACGAAGGACGCGGTGGCCGGGCGGATCCGCCGGCTGCTCGCGATGGCGGACAAGCGGGCGCAGGACCTGGGCATTCCCGGGACCGAGTCCAACCTGACCGAGGAGCTCGACGACAGCCTCGTCGGCTGACCGGACCGGTCGAGCGTCCGGAATCCCGAACTCCGCGCTGCCGGTGCCTTTCTGAGGCACCGGCAGCTTTTTCGTCCACCCGCGAGGCACCCTTGACAGGCCCATGAGCGCCCATGAGCCTGGCGTCTGTTCACCTTCGTGACAGGCAATAGCAAGGGGGGCTCATGAGACGCAGAGCGAGATCGATCCTCGCCGCGGCTTCACTGCTGATCGCGGGAGTGGCGACGGCACCCGTCGCCGGAGCGCAGCCGAACGACCGGGACGGCGGCGACGCCCTCTCCGTATGGCGGGCCGAGGTCACCCAGGAGCAGGTTCCGCTGCTTCTCGAGGCCGGAGCCGACGCCCACGAGATGACCGAGCAGGTGCCCGACAAGGGCTCCGCGACGGTCGAGCTCTTCCTCACCGACCGGCAGGCCGGGCAGCTGCGCGGTCAGGGCGTCGAGCTCGCCGAGCACACCCTGACCCAGCGGGCCGAGCAGCGGGTCGCCGCCGCCGGCGACGGCGTCTTCCGGCCGTACAGCGGCCCGAACGGCCTGAAGCAGGAGCTCCTCGACACCGCCCGGGCCAACCCCGGCATCACCAAGGTCGTCTCGATCGGCAAGACCCTCAAGGGCCAGGACATCCTCGCCCTCAAGGTCAGCAAGGGCGCCACCCGGGTCAAGGACGGCTCGAAGCCCGCCACTCTGTACCTGTCCAACCAGCACGCGCGCGAGTGGATCACCCCGGAGATGAACCGGAGGCTGCTCCACCACTACCTCGCCGGCTACGGCAAGGACGAGCGGATCACCCGGATCGTCGACACCACCGAGCTGTGGTTCGTGCTCTCCGCCAATCCGGACGGCTACGACTTCACCCACGCCGACCCCGACAACCGGCAGTGGCGCAAGAACCTCCGTGACAACGACGGCGACGGGCGGATCGCGCCGGGCGACGGCGTCGACCTCAACCGCAACTTCGCCTACAAGTGGGGCTACGACAACGAGGGCTCGTCCCCCGACCCGGCCGACGAGACCTTCCGCGGCACCGGCCCCATGTCGGAGCCCGAGACCAAGGCCCTGGACGCCTTCCAGAAGCGGATCGGCTTCTCGTACGGCATCAACTACCACTCGGCCGCCCAGCTCCTGCTGTACGGCGTCGGCTGGCAGGTCGCCACCGACACCCCCGACGACGTGGCACTCAAGGCCCTCGCCGGCACCCCGCAGAACTCCGCCGTGCCCGGCTACCGGCCGCAGGTCTCCTCGGAGCTGTACATCACCAACGGCGAGGCCGACGGACACGCGGCCAACGTCAACGGGATGCAGATGTTCACCCCGGAGATGTCGACCTGCGCCACCGCCTCCCGGGTCGACCCGAACGACGCCTGGAACCCGGCCGACTGCGCCTCCGTCTTCACCTTCCCGGACGACGAGAAGCTGATCCAGGCCGAGTTCGCCAAGAACATCCCCTTCGCGCTCGCCGTCGCCGAGAGCGCGGCCCGCCCGGACCGGCCCGTCTCCCCGGTCGGCATCGAGGCCCCCGACTTCACCCCGGCCGCCTTCACCACCTCCTACGCCCGCGGCGGGGAGCAGGAGGTCGCCGTCACCGCGCGCAAGTCCCTGCGCGGCAAGACCCTGAAGTACCGGATCAACGGCGGCCGCACGCACAGCGAGGAGCTCGACGCCTGGAAGGGCGGCGAGACCTACGGCGGCGAGGACAACCTCTACTTCGACGAGTACCGCGCCGAGGTCGAGGACGCCCGGCCCGGCGACTCCGTCGAGGTCTGGTTCACCGCCCGCACCCGGGAGGGCCGGACCACCGCCTCCGCCCCCTTCACCTACAAGGTGGCCGAGCGCCCGCGCGGCGACGTGCTCGTCCTCGCCGACGAGGGCGGCACCACCGCGGCACGGCACACCGCCGCGTACGTGAAGGCGCTCGCCGCCAACGGCCGCTCCGCCGCCGTCTGGGACGTCGCCACCCAGGGCACTCCTGACGCCCTCGGCGTGCTCTCCCACTTCCGTACCGTCGTCTGGTACACCGGCGCCGAGCAGCCCTCCGGGCCCACCCAGCTCGCGGTCCGCGCCTACCTCAACGAGGGCGGCAAGCTGATCAACGCCGGCGAGAAGTCCGGCGGACTCACCCAGGTCGGCCGGGCCGAGACCAACGACTTCGCCCAGTACTACCTCGGCGCCTACCACCGCGCGGGCCTCGGACAGCCGCCCGCCTTCGCCGGCACCGGCGCCTTCGCGGGCGTCGGCGCGAGCCTCGGCGGCGCCGCCGACAACCCGCTGGACAACGCCGGCGCGTACACCGTCACCTCGGACACCCTGAAGCCGAAGGAGTTCCCGCAGTTCGCGAGCAGCGCCTCCGCCGGTGACTACCCGGGCATCCGCACCCCCTTCGAGCCCGCAGAGGGCGCGACCTTCGCGGCCGTCAAGCACTCCGACGGCACCTGGGCCCGGCTCAGCAGGACCGTCGACCTCACCGGCGTCGCCGCCGCGGCCGCGCCGCGCCTCGACTTCCAGGTCAGCTACGACACCGAGCCCGGCTACGACAACCTCGTCGTGGAGGCCCACACCGTCGGCCAGGACGACTGGACCACGCTGCCCGACGCCAACGGCGGCACGTCCACCGCGCCCCCGGCCGACTGCGGCGAGGGCTACTACGTCCAGGACCACCCCTTCCTCGCCCGCTACCTCACCGTCGGCGAGGACGGCTGCGCGGCCACCGGCACCACCGGCTCCTGGAACGCCTTCACCGGCCCCTCCAACGGCTGGCGGCAGGCGTCCGTCGACCTGAGCGCCTGGGCGGGCAAGCAGGTCGAGCTCTCGATCTCGTACGTCTCCGACCCCGGTACCGGAGAGACCGGCGCCTTCGTCGACGACACCCGGCTCGTCACCGGCACCACCACGGTGGCGGAGGGCTTCGAGACCGGCCTCGGCGCCTGGTCCGTACCGGGCGCACCGGCCGGCAGCCCCGGCAACGGCACGGACTGGACGCGCTCCGCGGCGCTCTTCCACTCCCAGGCCGCGGTCACCACGCGTGACACC
The sequence above is a segment of the Streptomyces sp. NBC_01255 genome. Coding sequences within it:
- a CDS encoding M14 family metallopeptidase, translated to MRRRARSILAAASLLIAGVATAPVAGAQPNDRDGGDALSVWRAEVTQEQVPLLLEAGADAHEMTEQVPDKGSATVELFLTDRQAGQLRGQGVELAEHTLTQRAEQRVAAAGDGVFRPYSGPNGLKQELLDTARANPGITKVVSIGKTLKGQDILALKVSKGATRVKDGSKPATLYLSNQHAREWITPEMNRRLLHHYLAGYGKDERITRIVDTTELWFVLSANPDGYDFTHADPDNRQWRKNLRDNDGDGRIAPGDGVDLNRNFAYKWGYDNEGSSPDPADETFRGTGPMSEPETKALDAFQKRIGFSYGINYHSAAQLLLYGVGWQVATDTPDDVALKALAGTPQNSAVPGYRPQVSSELYITNGEADGHAANVNGMQMFTPEMSTCATASRVDPNDAWNPADCASVFTFPDDEKLIQAEFAKNIPFALAVAESAARPDRPVSPVGIEAPDFTPAAFTTSYARGGEQEVAVTARKSLRGKTLKYRINGGRTHSEELDAWKGGETYGGEDNLYFDEYRAEVEDARPGDSVEVWFTARTREGRTTASAPFTYKVAERPRGDVLVLADEGGTTAARHTAAYVKALAANGRSAAVWDVATQGTPDALGVLSHFRTVVWYTGAEQPSGPTQLAVRAYLNEGGKLINAGEKSGGLTQVGRAETNDFAQYYLGAYHRAGLGQPPAFAGTGAFAGVGASLGGAADNPLDNAGAYTVTSDTLKPKEFPQFASSASAGDYPGIRTPFEPAEGATFAAVKHSDGTWARLSRTVDLTGVAAAAAPRLDFQVSYDTEPGYDNLVVEAHTVGQDDWTTLPDANGGTSTAPPADCGEGYYVQDHPFLARYLTVGEDGCAATGTTGSWNAFTGPSNGWRQASVDLSAWAGKQVELSISYVSDPGTGETGAFVDDTRLVTGTTTVAEGFETGLGAWSVPGAPAGSPGNGTDWTRSAALFHSQAAVTTRDTVLLGYGLEHVPGATDRGRLLGRALAVLRR